A single Oncorhynchus mykiss isolate Arlee chromosome 22, USDA_OmykA_1.1, whole genome shotgun sequence DNA region contains:
- the LOC110501335 gene encoding POU domain, class 2, transcription factor 1 isoform X10 gives MADGGAASQDESSGPGVQTNGLDFQRQTVQATNAITNAHAQALLQQLTLSPAQQQMLLQQAQAQLLAAAMQQQSASQQSSTTGASISASAATPITQLPLSQPVQITSIPSVSTHLPGQLSQLGYPYEMATFSSYLPQLQQLQQQNLTMPQFVLVQPGHHIATQLQPGQFIISQTPQGQQSMYTTQSFLQAHNLLTQLPQSQANLLQTQPSINLASQPATPSHTIAATPIQPLSHSQTPPKRLDTPSLEEPSDLEELEQFAKTFKQRRIKLGFTQGDVGLAMGKLYGNDFSQTTISRFEALNLSFKNMCKLKPLLEKWLNDAVCAENLSSDLALSSPCGLGSPGLGMEGLNRRRKKRTSIETNIRVALEKSFLEQNQKPTSEEITIIADQLNMEKEVIRVWFCNRRQKEKRINPPSSGHSITGTGSTPIKTIFTPNSPLVASTASLVTSNTPTTLTLNPVMPLTSTSVSGLTLTGTTIGATTNTASVISTAPMVTAVTSSTSLSPSPTALQATAAETDGTQEHTVVMQAPSSLATNLGTGQVMVAGPGLSAALQGAAQLPTSSSYASMAGLNPGLMASSQFTPGGALLSLAPGGLGGAINPAMLSNSTLATIQGLWSALASGGTLPITSLDGSGNLLFANTSSGSTPNLVQPLFLNPQNLSLLTSNPVSLVSAGAAGGGALQVTANHQVTTATVPVPASTITTASKAQ, from the exons TTGACCCTGTCTCCAGCGCAGCAGCAGATGTTGTTgcagcaggcccaggcccagcTCTTGGCAGCAGCCATGCAGCAGCAATCAGCCAGCCAGCAGAGCAGCACCACGGGGGCCAGCATCTCTGCCTCCGCAGCCACCCCCATCACACAGCTGCCCCTGTCCCAGCCCGTCCAGATCACCTCT attccctctgtctctacTCATCTCCCAGGCCAGCTAAGCCAGCTGGGATACCCGTATGAGATGGCGACCTTCAGCAGTTACCTACCT CAGTTACAGCAGCTGCAGCAGCAGAACCTAACCATGCCCCAGTTTGTCCTGGTTCAACCTGGCCACCACATCGCCACCCAGCTGCAGCCTGGCCAGTTCATCATCTCACAGACGCCGCAGGGCCAGCAGAGTATGTACACAACGCAGA GTTTCCTGCAAGCCCATAATCTTCTAACTCAACTACCTCAAAGCCAAGCCAACCTCCTGCAGACTCAGCCAAGCATCAACCTTGCCTCACAG CCAGCGACTCCGTCCCACACTATAGCAGCCACGCCCATCCAGCCCCTGTCCCACAGTCAGACCCCGCCCAAACGCCTGGACACACCCAGTCTGGAGGAGCCCAGCGACCTGGAGGAGCTGGAACAGTTCGCTAAGACCTTCAAACAGAGACGCATTAAACTGGGCTTCACACAG gGGGATGTTGGTCTGGCCATGGGCAAGCTGTATGGTAACGACTTCAGCCAGACCACCATTTCCCGCTTCGAGGCCTTGAACCTCAGCTTTAAGAACATGTGCAAGCTGAAGCCACTTCTGGAGAAGTGGCTCAACGATGCAG TTTGTGCAGAGAATCTGTCGTCTGACCTGGCCCTGTCCAGCCCTTGCGGCCTGGGGTCCCCCGGTCTGGGCATGGAGGGGCTCAACCGCCGACGCAAGAAGAGGACCAGCATCGAGACCAACATCCGCGTGGCCTTAGAAAAGAGCTTTCTGGAG CAGAACCAAAAACCTACCTCTGAGGAGATCACCATAATTGCTGACCAGCTcaacatggagaaggaggtgatCCGGGTGTGGTTCTGTAACCGTCGGCAAAAAGAGAAGCGGATCAACCCCCCCAGCAGCGGACACAGCATCACAGGGACAGGCAGCACCCCCATCAAAACCATCTTCACCCCCAATAGCCCCTTG GTGGCCAGTACGGCGAGCCTTGTGACCAGTAACACACCAACCACACTCACTTTAAACCCAGTGATGCCTCTCACCAGCACCAGCGTCTCCGGCCTGACCTTGACAG GCACGACGATCGGAGCGACCACAAACACGGCATCTGTCATCTCTACGGCACCCATGGTTACCGCGGTGACCAGCTCCACCTCGCTAAGCCCCTCCCCCACGGCCCTCCAGGCCACGGCAGCGGAGACGGATGGAACCCAGGAGCACACGGTGGTCATGCAGGCGCCATCGTCACTAGCAACCAATCTGGGGACAGGTCAGGTGATGGTGGCTGGACCGGGGCTGTCAGCGGCCCTGCAAGGAGCTGCCCAGTTACCCACCAGTTCTAGTTACGCCTCCATGGCTGGCCTTAACCCAGGACTGATGGCATCCTCACAGTTCACTCCTGG GGGGGCCTTGCTGAGCTTAGCTCCGGGTGGGCTTGGAGGGGCTATAAACCCCGCCATGTTGAGCAACAGCACCCTGGCCACCATCCAAGGTCTATGGAGCG CTCTGGCATCGGGTGGCACTCTCCCCATCACCTCGCTGGATGGGAGTGGTAACCTGCTGTTTGCTAACACCTCGTCCGGCAGCACCCCCAACCTGGTGCAGCCCCTCTTCCTGAACCCCCAGAACCTGTCCCTGCTCACCAGCAACCCCGTCAGCCTGGTGTCGGCCGGAGCCGCCGGGGGAGGGGCCCTGCAGGTCACAGCCAACCACCAGGTCACCACAGCGACCGTCCCAGTGCCCGCCTCCACCATCACCACTGCCTCCAAGGCCCAGTGA
- the LOC110501335 gene encoding POU domain, class 2, transcription factor 1 isoform X5, which yields MADGGAASQDESSGPGVQTNGLDFQRQTVQATNAITNAHAQALLQQSKSEDSGAIPTSVQQGVLPQAQLMLAGGQIAGLTLSPAQQQMLLQQAQAQLLAAAMQQQSASQQSSTTGASISASAATPITQLPLSQPVQITSIPSVSTHLPGQLSQLGYPYEMATFSSYLPQLQQLQQQNLTMPQFVLVQPGHHIATQLQPGQFIISQTPQGQQSMYTTQSFLQAHNLLTQLPQSQANLLQTQPSINLASQPATPSHTIAATPIQPLSHSQTPPKRLDTPSLEEPSDLEELEQFAKTFKQRRIKLGFTQGDVGLAMGKLYGNDFSQTTISRFEALNLSFKNMCKLKPLLEKWLNDAVCAENLSSDLALSSPCGLGSPGLGMEGLNRRRKKRTSIETNIRVALEKSFLEQNQKPTSEEITIIADQLNMEKEVIRVWFCNRRQKEKRINPPSSGHSITGTGSTPIKTIFTPNSPLVASTASLVTSNTPTTLTLNPVMPLTSTSVSGLTLTGTTIGATTNTASVISTAPMVTAVTSSTSLSPSPTALQATAAETDGTQEHTVVMQAPSSLATNLGTGQVMVAGPGLSAALQGAAQLPTSSSYASMAGLNPGLMASSQFTPGGALLSLAPGGLGGAINPAMLSNSTLATIQGLWSALASGGTLPITSLDGSGNLLFANTSSGSTPNLVQPLFLNPQNLSLLTSNPVSLVSAGAAGGGALQVTANHQVTTATVPVPASTITTASKAQ from the exons TCCAAGTCTGAAGACTCGGGTGCAATTCCGACCTCCGTCCAGCAGGGGGTGCTGCCTCAGGCCCAGCTCATGCTGGCTGGGGGACAGATAGCTGGA TTGACCCTGTCTCCAGCGCAGCAGCAGATGTTGTTgcagcaggcccaggcccagcTCTTGGCAGCAGCCATGCAGCAGCAATCAGCCAGCCAGCAGAGCAGCACCACGGGGGCCAGCATCTCTGCCTCCGCAGCCACCCCCATCACACAGCTGCCCCTGTCCCAGCCCGTCCAGATCACCTCT attccctctgtctctacTCATCTCCCAGGCCAGCTAAGCCAGCTGGGATACCCGTATGAGATGGCGACCTTCAGCAGTTACCTACCT CAGTTACAGCAGCTGCAGCAGCAGAACCTAACCATGCCCCAGTTTGTCCTGGTTCAACCTGGCCACCACATCGCCACCCAGCTGCAGCCTGGCCAGTTCATCATCTCACAGACGCCGCAGGGCCAGCAGAGTATGTACACAACGCAGA GTTTCCTGCAAGCCCATAATCTTCTAACTCAACTACCTCAAAGCCAAGCCAACCTCCTGCAGACTCAGCCAAGCATCAACCTTGCCTCACAG CCAGCGACTCCGTCCCACACTATAGCAGCCACGCCCATCCAGCCCCTGTCCCACAGTCAGACCCCGCCCAAACGCCTGGACACACCCAGTCTGGAGGAGCCCAGCGACCTGGAGGAGCTGGAACAGTTCGCTAAGACCTTCAAACAGAGACGCATTAAACTGGGCTTCACACAG gGGGATGTTGGTCTGGCCATGGGCAAGCTGTATGGTAACGACTTCAGCCAGACCACCATTTCCCGCTTCGAGGCCTTGAACCTCAGCTTTAAGAACATGTGCAAGCTGAAGCCACTTCTGGAGAAGTGGCTCAACGATGCAG TTTGTGCAGAGAATCTGTCGTCTGACCTGGCCCTGTCCAGCCCTTGCGGCCTGGGGTCCCCCGGTCTGGGCATGGAGGGGCTCAACCGCCGACGCAAGAAGAGGACCAGCATCGAGACCAACATCCGCGTGGCCTTAGAAAAGAGCTTTCTGGAG CAGAACCAAAAACCTACCTCTGAGGAGATCACCATAATTGCTGACCAGCTcaacatggagaaggaggtgatCCGGGTGTGGTTCTGTAACCGTCGGCAAAAAGAGAAGCGGATCAACCCCCCCAGCAGCGGACACAGCATCACAGGGACAGGCAGCACCCCCATCAAAACCATCTTCACCCCCAATAGCCCCTTG GTGGCCAGTACGGCGAGCCTTGTGACCAGTAACACACCAACCACACTCACTTTAAACCCAGTGATGCCTCTCACCAGCACCAGCGTCTCCGGCCTGACCTTGACAG GCACGACGATCGGAGCGACCACAAACACGGCATCTGTCATCTCTACGGCACCCATGGTTACCGCGGTGACCAGCTCCACCTCGCTAAGCCCCTCCCCCACGGCCCTCCAGGCCACGGCAGCGGAGACGGATGGAACCCAGGAGCACACGGTGGTCATGCAGGCGCCATCGTCACTAGCAACCAATCTGGGGACAGGTCAGGTGATGGTGGCTGGACCGGGGCTGTCAGCGGCCCTGCAAGGAGCTGCCCAGTTACCCACCAGTTCTAGTTACGCCTCCATGGCTGGCCTTAACCCAGGACTGATGGCATCCTCACAGTTCACTCCTGG GGGGGCCTTGCTGAGCTTAGCTCCGGGTGGGCTTGGAGGGGCTATAAACCCCGCCATGTTGAGCAACAGCACCCTGGCCACCATCCAAGGTCTATGGAGCG CTCTGGCATCGGGTGGCACTCTCCCCATCACCTCGCTGGATGGGAGTGGTAACCTGCTGTTTGCTAACACCTCGTCCGGCAGCACCCCCAACCTGGTGCAGCCCCTCTTCCTGAACCCCCAGAACCTGTCCCTGCTCACCAGCAACCCCGTCAGCCTGGTGTCGGCCGGAGCCGCCGGGGGAGGGGCCCTGCAGGTCACAGCCAACCACCAGGTCACCACAGCGACCGTCCCAGTGCCCGCCTCCACCATCACCACTGCCTCCAAGGCCCAGTGA
- the LOC110501335 gene encoding POU domain, class 2, transcription factor 1 isoform X4 — translation MADGGAASQDESSGPDSRMSNPSETSKCAMESQSGDGNTGVQTNGLDFQRQTVQATNAITNAHAQALLQQSKSEDSGAIPTSVQQGVLPQAQLMLAGGQIAGLTLSPAQQQMLLQQAQAQLLAAAMQQQSASQQSSTTGASISASAATPITQLPLSQPVQITSIPSVSTHLPGQLSQLGYPYEMATFSSYLPQLQQLQQQNLTMPQFVLVQPGHHIATQLQPGQFIISQTPQGQQSFLQAHNLLTQLPQSQANLLQTQPSINLASQPATPSHTIAATPIQPLSHSQTPPKRLDTPSLEEPSDLEELEQFAKTFKQRRIKLGFTQGDVGLAMGKLYGNDFSQTTISRFEALNLSFKNMCKLKPLLEKWLNDAVCAENLSSDLALSSPCGLGSPGLGMEGLNRRRKKRTSIETNIRVALEKSFLEQNQKPTSEEITIIADQLNMEKEVIRVWFCNRRQKEKRINPPSSGHSITGTGSTPIKTIFTPNSPLVASTASLVTSNTPTTLTLNPVMPLTSTSVSGLTLTGTTIGATTNTASVISTAPMVTAVTSSTSLSPSPTALQATAAETDGTQEHTVVMQAPSSLATNLGTGQVMVAGPGLSAALQGAAQLPTSSSYASMAGLNPGLMASSQFTPGGALLSLAPGGLGGAINPAMLSNSTLATIQGLWSALASGGTLPITSLDGSGNLLFANTSSGSTPNLVQPLFLNPQNLSLLTSNPVSLVSAGAAGGGALQVTANHQVTTATVPVPASTITTASKAQ, via the exons TCCAAGTCTGAAGACTCGGGTGCAATTCCGACCTCCGTCCAGCAGGGGGTGCTGCCTCAGGCCCAGCTCATGCTGGCTGGGGGACAGATAGCTGGA TTGACCCTGTCTCCAGCGCAGCAGCAGATGTTGTTgcagcaggcccaggcccagcTCTTGGCAGCAGCCATGCAGCAGCAATCAGCCAGCCAGCAGAGCAGCACCACGGGGGCCAGCATCTCTGCCTCCGCAGCCACCCCCATCACACAGCTGCCCCTGTCCCAGCCCGTCCAGATCACCTCT attccctctgtctctacTCATCTCCCAGGCCAGCTAAGCCAGCTGGGATACCCGTATGAGATGGCGACCTTCAGCAGTTACCTACCT CAGTTACAGCAGCTGCAGCAGCAGAACCTAACCATGCCCCAGTTTGTCCTGGTTCAACCTGGCCACCACATCGCCACCCAGCTGCAGCCTGGCCAGTTCATCATCTCACAGACGCCGCAGGGCCAGCAGA GTTTCCTGCAAGCCCATAATCTTCTAACTCAACTACCTCAAAGCCAAGCCAACCTCCTGCAGACTCAGCCAAGCATCAACCTTGCCTCACAG CCAGCGACTCCGTCCCACACTATAGCAGCCACGCCCATCCAGCCCCTGTCCCACAGTCAGACCCCGCCCAAACGCCTGGACACACCCAGTCTGGAGGAGCCCAGCGACCTGGAGGAGCTGGAACAGTTCGCTAAGACCTTCAAACAGAGACGCATTAAACTGGGCTTCACACAG gGGGATGTTGGTCTGGCCATGGGCAAGCTGTATGGTAACGACTTCAGCCAGACCACCATTTCCCGCTTCGAGGCCTTGAACCTCAGCTTTAAGAACATGTGCAAGCTGAAGCCACTTCTGGAGAAGTGGCTCAACGATGCAG TTTGTGCAGAGAATCTGTCGTCTGACCTGGCCCTGTCCAGCCCTTGCGGCCTGGGGTCCCCCGGTCTGGGCATGGAGGGGCTCAACCGCCGACGCAAGAAGAGGACCAGCATCGAGACCAACATCCGCGTGGCCTTAGAAAAGAGCTTTCTGGAG CAGAACCAAAAACCTACCTCTGAGGAGATCACCATAATTGCTGACCAGCTcaacatggagaaggaggtgatCCGGGTGTGGTTCTGTAACCGTCGGCAAAAAGAGAAGCGGATCAACCCCCCCAGCAGCGGACACAGCATCACAGGGACAGGCAGCACCCCCATCAAAACCATCTTCACCCCCAATAGCCCCTTG GTGGCCAGTACGGCGAGCCTTGTGACCAGTAACACACCAACCACACTCACTTTAAACCCAGTGATGCCTCTCACCAGCACCAGCGTCTCCGGCCTGACCTTGACAG GCACGACGATCGGAGCGACCACAAACACGGCATCTGTCATCTCTACGGCACCCATGGTTACCGCGGTGACCAGCTCCACCTCGCTAAGCCCCTCCCCCACGGCCCTCCAGGCCACGGCAGCGGAGACGGATGGAACCCAGGAGCACACGGTGGTCATGCAGGCGCCATCGTCACTAGCAACCAATCTGGGGACAGGTCAGGTGATGGTGGCTGGACCGGGGCTGTCAGCGGCCCTGCAAGGAGCTGCCCAGTTACCCACCAGTTCTAGTTACGCCTCCATGGCTGGCCTTAACCCAGGACTGATGGCATCCTCACAGTTCACTCCTGG GGGGGCCTTGCTGAGCTTAGCTCCGGGTGGGCTTGGAGGGGCTATAAACCCCGCCATGTTGAGCAACAGCACCCTGGCCACCATCCAAGGTCTATGGAGCG CTCTGGCATCGGGTGGCACTCTCCCCATCACCTCGCTGGATGGGAGTGGTAACCTGCTGTTTGCTAACACCTCGTCCGGCAGCACCCCCAACCTGGTGCAGCCCCTCTTCCTGAACCCCCAGAACCTGTCCCTGCTCACCAGCAACCCCGTCAGCCTGGTGTCGGCCGGAGCCGCCGGGGGAGGGGCCCTGCAGGTCACAGCCAACCACCAGGTCACCACAGCGACCGTCCCAGTGCCCGCCTCCACCATCACCACTGCCTCCAAGGCCCAGTGA
- the LOC110501335 gene encoding POU domain, class 2, transcription factor 1 isoform X12 → MADGGAASQDESSGPGVQTNGLDFQRQTVQATNAITNAHAQALLQQLTLSPAQQQMLLQQAQAQLLAAAMQQQSASQQSSTTGASISASAATPITQLPLSQPVQITSQLQQLQQQNLTMPQFVLVQPGHHIATQLQPGQFIISQTPQGQQSFLQAHNLLTQLPQSQANLLQTQPSINLASQPATPSHTIAATPIQPLSHSQTPPKRLDTPSLEEPSDLEELEQFAKTFKQRRIKLGFTQGDVGLAMGKLYGNDFSQTTISRFEALNLSFKNMCKLKPLLEKWLNDAVCAENLSSDLALSSPCGLGSPGLGMEGLNRRRKKRTSIETNIRVALEKSFLEQNQKPTSEEITIIADQLNMEKEVIRVWFCNRRQKEKRINPPSSGHSITGTGSTPIKTIFTPNSPLVASTASLVTSNTPTTLTLNPVMPLTSTSVSGLTLTGTTIGATTNTASVISTAPMVTAVTSSTSLSPSPTALQATAAETDGTQEHTVVMQAPSSLATNLGTGQVMVAGPGLSAALQGAAQLPTSSSYASMAGLNPGLMASSQFTPGGALLSLAPGGLGGAINPAMLSNSTLATIQGLWSALASGGTLPITSLDGSGNLLFANTSSGSTPNLVQPLFLNPQNLSLLTSNPVSLVSAGAAGGGALQVTANHQVTTATVPVPASTITTASKAQ, encoded by the exons TTGACCCTGTCTCCAGCGCAGCAGCAGATGTTGTTgcagcaggcccaggcccagcTCTTGGCAGCAGCCATGCAGCAGCAATCAGCCAGCCAGCAGAGCAGCACCACGGGGGCCAGCATCTCTGCCTCCGCAGCCACCCCCATCACACAGCTGCCCCTGTCCCAGCCCGTCCAGATCACCTCT CAGTTACAGCAGCTGCAGCAGCAGAACCTAACCATGCCCCAGTTTGTCCTGGTTCAACCTGGCCACCACATCGCCACCCAGCTGCAGCCTGGCCAGTTCATCATCTCACAGACGCCGCAGGGCCAGCAGA GTTTCCTGCAAGCCCATAATCTTCTAACTCAACTACCTCAAAGCCAAGCCAACCTCCTGCAGACTCAGCCAAGCATCAACCTTGCCTCACAG CCAGCGACTCCGTCCCACACTATAGCAGCCACGCCCATCCAGCCCCTGTCCCACAGTCAGACCCCGCCCAAACGCCTGGACACACCCAGTCTGGAGGAGCCCAGCGACCTGGAGGAGCTGGAACAGTTCGCTAAGACCTTCAAACAGAGACGCATTAAACTGGGCTTCACACAG gGGGATGTTGGTCTGGCCATGGGCAAGCTGTATGGTAACGACTTCAGCCAGACCACCATTTCCCGCTTCGAGGCCTTGAACCTCAGCTTTAAGAACATGTGCAAGCTGAAGCCACTTCTGGAGAAGTGGCTCAACGATGCAG TTTGTGCAGAGAATCTGTCGTCTGACCTGGCCCTGTCCAGCCCTTGCGGCCTGGGGTCCCCCGGTCTGGGCATGGAGGGGCTCAACCGCCGACGCAAGAAGAGGACCAGCATCGAGACCAACATCCGCGTGGCCTTAGAAAAGAGCTTTCTGGAG CAGAACCAAAAACCTACCTCTGAGGAGATCACCATAATTGCTGACCAGCTcaacatggagaaggaggtgatCCGGGTGTGGTTCTGTAACCGTCGGCAAAAAGAGAAGCGGATCAACCCCCCCAGCAGCGGACACAGCATCACAGGGACAGGCAGCACCCCCATCAAAACCATCTTCACCCCCAATAGCCCCTTG GTGGCCAGTACGGCGAGCCTTGTGACCAGTAACACACCAACCACACTCACTTTAAACCCAGTGATGCCTCTCACCAGCACCAGCGTCTCCGGCCTGACCTTGACAG GCACGACGATCGGAGCGACCACAAACACGGCATCTGTCATCTCTACGGCACCCATGGTTACCGCGGTGACCAGCTCCACCTCGCTAAGCCCCTCCCCCACGGCCCTCCAGGCCACGGCAGCGGAGACGGATGGAACCCAGGAGCACACGGTGGTCATGCAGGCGCCATCGTCACTAGCAACCAATCTGGGGACAGGTCAGGTGATGGTGGCTGGACCGGGGCTGTCAGCGGCCCTGCAAGGAGCTGCCCAGTTACCCACCAGTTCTAGTTACGCCTCCATGGCTGGCCTTAACCCAGGACTGATGGCATCCTCACAGTTCACTCCTGG GGGGGCCTTGCTGAGCTTAGCTCCGGGTGGGCTTGGAGGGGCTATAAACCCCGCCATGTTGAGCAACAGCACCCTGGCCACCATCCAAGGTCTATGGAGCG CTCTGGCATCGGGTGGCACTCTCCCCATCACCTCGCTGGATGGGAGTGGTAACCTGCTGTTTGCTAACACCTCGTCCGGCAGCACCCCCAACCTGGTGCAGCCCCTCTTCCTGAACCCCCAGAACCTGTCCCTGCTCACCAGCAACCCCGTCAGCCTGGTGTCGGCCGGAGCCGCCGGGGGAGGGGCCCTGCAGGTCACAGCCAACCACCAGGTCACCACAGCGACCGTCCCAGTGCCCGCCTCCACCATCACCACTGCCTCCAAGGCCCAGTGA